A window of Tautonia plasticadhaerens contains these coding sequences:
- a CDS encoding CsbD family protein → MNWDQIKGNWTQLKGKVREAYGDLTDDEVEQTKGEWDQLVGKIQSRYGKTKEEVERELSEVSRSW, encoded by the coding sequence ATGAACTGGGATCAGATCAAAGGAAATTGGACCCAACTCAAGGGCAAGGTCCGGGAGGCCTATGGCGACCTGACGGACGACGAGGTCGAGCAGACCAAGGGCGAGTGGGATCAGCTCGTCGGGAAAATCCAGTCCCGGTATGGCAAGACCAAGGAGGAGGTCGAGCGAGAGCTGTCCGAGGTCAGCCGGTCCTGGTGA
- a CDS encoding c-type cytochrome domain-containing protein has protein sequence MTRQHPIGLGLLALFASALLLGIPARAQDETEPEAIAVPEVDAEAEVSFLKDVAPILVENCVGCHNPKKAESRYDLTTFALLAKGGAMGEGIMLEPGDPDLSYFVELIRPEGAPRMPWKADPLDEQKRMVIERWVAEGAEYDGEDPSSDWVALVNRTREVVIPDAYPYPMPITAIAFAPGGEHIVASGYHELNTYAIADGSLVRRSPGVAERVYDLAFSPDGTRLAVAAGDPGRLGEATLWGVTDAGEFTEPKRLVESDDALYCVAFSPDGKRLAVGGADRTIRVFDVASGDRLAEVEDHADWVLDVAFSPDGSRLATASRDKTSKLFDANSYESLVTFPGHGEAVYCVGFSGDGKTVFSGGGDARVRNWNPDEDAKQVRELGGFSGPVFDLKLFADGQSLAASGADPVVRLFNAADGAQSHALQGHEDWVYRLAVSPDGSSVASGCWDGSIKVWNPADGTLRSTLIAVPGHPDAETADAR, from the coding sequence ATGACCCGCCAGCACCCGATCGGCCTCGGCCTGCTCGCCCTCTTCGCCTCGGCCCTGCTCCTCGGCATCCCCGCTCGGGCCCAGGACGAGACCGAGCCCGAGGCGATCGCCGTACCCGAGGTCGATGCCGAGGCCGAGGTCAGCTTCCTGAAGGACGTGGCCCCGATCCTGGTCGAGAATTGCGTCGGCTGCCATAACCCGAAGAAGGCCGAAAGCCGGTACGACCTGACCACCTTCGCCTTGCTCGCCAAGGGGGGAGCGATGGGAGAGGGGATCATGCTCGAACCGGGCGACCCGGACTTGAGCTACTTCGTCGAGCTGATCCGCCCCGAGGGTGCCCCGCGGATGCCCTGGAAGGCCGACCCGCTCGACGAGCAGAAGCGGATGGTCATCGAGCGATGGGTCGCCGAGGGAGCCGAGTACGACGGCGAGGACCCCTCGTCCGACTGGGTCGCGCTGGTCAACCGCACCCGGGAGGTCGTCATCCCCGACGCCTACCCGTACCCGATGCCGATCACCGCCATCGCCTTCGCCCCGGGGGGGGAGCACATCGTCGCCTCGGGCTATCACGAGCTGAACACCTACGCGATCGCCGACGGGTCGCTCGTCCGCCGCTCCCCGGGGGTCGCCGAACGGGTCTATGATCTCGCCTTCAGCCCCGACGGCACACGGCTCGCCGTGGCCGCGGGGGATCCCGGCCGGCTCGGCGAGGCGACGCTGTGGGGTGTGACCGATGCGGGGGAGTTCACCGAACCGAAGCGGCTGGTCGAGTCGGACGACGCGCTCTACTGCGTCGCCTTCAGCCCCGACGGGAAGCGCCTGGCCGTCGGCGGGGCCGACCGGACGATCCGAGTCTTCGACGTGGCGAGCGGTGATCGCCTGGCCGAAGTCGAGGACCACGCCGACTGGGTGCTCGACGTCGCCTTCAGCCCCGACGGGTCGAGGCTCGCCACCGCCAGCCGGGACAAGACGAGCAAGCTCTTCGACGCCAACTCGTATGAATCCCTCGTCACCTTCCCCGGCCACGGCGAGGCGGTCTACTGCGTCGGCTTCTCCGGGGACGGCAAGACCGTCTTCAGCGGCGGGGGGGACGCCCGGGTCCGCAACTGGAATCCCGACGAGGACGCCAAGCAGGTCCGGGAACTCGGGGGCTTCAGCGGCCCCGTGTTCGACCTGAAGCTGTTCGCCGACGGCCAGAGCCTCGCCGCCAGCGGGGCAGACCCCGTCGTCCGCCTCTTCAACGCCGCCGACGGCGCCCAGTCACACGCCCTCCAGGGGCACGAGGACTGGGTCTACCGGCTGGCCGTCTCCCCCGACGGCTCGTCGGTCGCGTCCGGCTGCTGGGACGGCTCGATCAAGGTCTGGAATCCGGCCGACGGCACCCTCCGCTCCACCCTCATCGCCGTCCCCGGTCATCCCGACGCCGAGACGGCCGACGCTCGCTGA
- a CDS encoding FHA domain-containing protein, whose protein sequence is MADRGLDRFWGECGSSAPLRLLIWERGRREPVEHRLDRPFAIIGRTEPADLVLDHPQVSRRHAFLQVMGGRVYCLDLGSRSALGWGGGIRRSGWIDPGRPVEIGPYRIGLGTEDARARPAQSPPNLLIDPGIPGDRIALESSAEVTPGLHRRAVDRPLITVGRAPECDLRLSDLSVSRLHCALIRVGESLWVVDLLGRGGVQVDGNRRRWAPLGAGSQLKVGRYLYTIRIESLPTLRLRGPERPSPGLPSPGEPGSPTLPALAQLPARRPGHGLSGSIGPAAAVLRAHLPEPVTVEFPQADATRIAEAMIGPLVDQFDLMQQQLFDQYHHSMMEMMAVFARLHQGRQDHVDRELKKIRRLTREVRSLRKELDRQDGESGRESGPAPPRSSDLDRATSTGESPLQSTPRGAPGDYRAAQARIIARMNELQRERQGRWQRLLGRLSGGGPDEER, encoded by the coding sequence GTGGCAGATCGTGGTCTTGATCGCTTCTGGGGCGAGTGCGGCTCATCCGCTCCGCTTCGCTTGCTCATCTGGGAACGCGGCCGGCGCGAGCCCGTCGAACACCGCCTGGACCGCCCATTCGCCATCATCGGCCGGACGGAACCTGCTGACTTGGTCCTGGACCACCCCCAGGTCAGCCGCCGGCACGCCTTCCTCCAGGTGATGGGCGGCCGAGTGTACTGCCTCGACCTGGGAAGTCGGTCGGCCCTCGGATGGGGAGGCGGGATTCGCCGATCCGGCTGGATCGATCCGGGTCGTCCGGTCGAGATCGGCCCGTATCGCATCGGCCTGGGCACCGAGGATGCCCGAGCTCGTCCCGCGCAATCCCCCCCGAACCTCCTCATCGATCCCGGCATCCCGGGTGACCGGATCGCCCTCGAATCAAGCGCCGAGGTGACCCCCGGGCTTCATCGAAGGGCGGTCGACCGCCCCCTCATCACCGTCGGTCGCGCACCGGAGTGCGACCTGAGGCTCTCCGATCTGAGCGTCTCCCGCCTCCATTGCGCCCTGATCCGGGTGGGCGAGTCCCTTTGGGTCGTCGACTTGCTCGGCCGAGGCGGTGTCCAGGTCGACGGCAATCGAAGGCGATGGGCCCCGCTGGGGGCCGGCTCGCAACTGAAGGTGGGCCGATACTTGTACACGATTCGGATCGAATCGCTCCCGACGCTCCGGCTCCGTGGGCCCGAACGCCCCTCGCCCGGACTCCCCTCACCGGGGGAGCCCGGCTCCCCGACCCTCCCGGCTCTGGCCCAGTTGCCCGCTCGGCGTCCCGGACACGGCCTCTCGGGCTCGATCGGCCCTGCCGCGGCGGTGCTCCGCGCCCACCTCCCGGAGCCGGTCACCGTCGAATTCCCGCAGGCCGATGCGACCCGGATCGCGGAGGCCATGATCGGCCCGCTGGTTGACCAGTTCGACCTGATGCAGCAACAGCTGTTCGACCAATATCATCACTCTATGATGGAAATGATGGCCGTATTTGCCCGCCTCCATCAGGGCCGACAGGACCACGTCGATCGCGAGTTGAAGAAGATCCGGCGTCTGACGCGGGAGGTCCGCTCGCTTCGCAAGGAACTGGACCGTCAGGACGGGGAATCGGGCCGGGAGTCCGGTCCTGCTCCGCCCCGTTCATCCGACCTCGACCGTGCGACCTCCACGGGCGAGTCGCCCCTCCAATCGACCCCCCGAGGCGCCCCTGGGGACTACCGGGCGGCCCAGGCTCGGATCATCGCCCGGATGAACGAACTCCAGCGAGAGCGCCAGGGTCGATGGCAACGCCTCCTCGGCCGGCTCTCCGGGGGCGGTCCGGACGAGGAGCGGTGA
- a CDS encoding ATP-dependent helicase has product MSRKIRLQKPGSDRLRERFERELNEAQRLAATAPDGFNLILAGPGSGKTRVITYRVAYLIARGVAPESILLVTFTRRAAREMISRLEGIIGPKAMKVWAGTFHHVGNRILRKSARAVGYDPNFTILDGEDQRDLVKLALEDAGLVGTGRYAPKPATVQHLISFAFNVKRPLAELIAERHPDWIGWAEQVEAAAAAYERRKRASNCMDYDDLLGLWSRLITENEEQRSALGRMFRHLLVDEMQDTNLVQVELVEAIARAGEGNLTAVGDDAQSIYKFRGAHYDNILKFPERNPGSQVFRLETNYRSTPEIVAFTNASISKNASGFPKTLVSAREGGPRPVVVATADAYEEADLICQQVLDWREEGIGLSRVAVLYRNHHDSILLQGELAQRGIPYTVRSGMRFFEQAHIKDVMAYLRVQANPKDEPAWARLLPLLPGIGPAKSSAIRANIMASENPIVALESPEAMKLVPVKSKGEFAAFVADLRSIRKAEPESNPSAAILAVLKGGYPGVAKARYEHPDQRLADVEQLSVLAARYDSLDKFVADMLLAGDVYGMDSLGEGAEPDGEQLVLSTIHQAKGLEWFRVIVPRLVEHGFPGDRALAESGGEDEERRVFYVAVTRAMDELWLTYPLMVTRPGQGSILTSPSRFVTEVDPALYEVADIESENDLAWTEGPRA; this is encoded by the coding sequence ATGTCCCGAAAGATCCGCCTCCAGAAACCCGGCAGCGACCGGCTCCGAGAGCGCTTCGAGCGCGAGTTGAACGAGGCGCAACGCCTCGCGGCCACGGCCCCCGACGGCTTCAACCTGATCCTGGCCGGGCCGGGGTCGGGGAAAACCCGGGTGATCACGTACCGGGTCGCCTACCTGATCGCCCGGGGGGTGGCACCCGAGTCGATCCTGCTGGTCACCTTCACCCGTCGGGCCGCCCGGGAGATGATCTCCCGGCTGGAGGGCATCATCGGCCCGAAGGCGATGAAGGTGTGGGCCGGGACGTTCCACCACGTCGGCAACCGGATCCTCCGGAAGTCGGCCAGGGCAGTCGGCTACGACCCCAATTTCACCATACTCGACGGCGAGGACCAGCGTGACCTGGTCAAGCTCGCTTTGGAGGACGCCGGGCTCGTCGGCACCGGCCGATACGCGCCGAAGCCGGCGACGGTGCAGCACCTCATCAGCTTCGCCTTCAACGTCAAGCGGCCCCTGGCCGAGCTGATCGCCGAGCGGCATCCCGACTGGATCGGCTGGGCCGAGCAGGTCGAGGCCGCCGCCGCCGCGTACGAGCGTCGCAAGCGGGCGAGCAACTGCATGGATTACGACGACCTGCTCGGCCTCTGGTCGAGACTCATCACCGAGAACGAGGAGCAGCGCTCCGCCTTGGGCCGGATGTTTCGGCACCTGCTGGTCGACGAGATGCAGGACACGAACCTCGTCCAGGTCGAGCTGGTCGAGGCGATCGCCCGGGCCGGCGAGGGGAACCTGACGGCCGTCGGCGACGACGCGCAGTCGATCTACAAGTTCCGGGGGGCCCACTACGACAACATCCTGAAATTCCCCGAGCGCAACCCCGGCTCCCAGGTCTTCCGGCTGGAGACGAATTACCGGTCGACGCCGGAGATCGTGGCGTTCACCAATGCGTCGATCTCCAAGAACGCCTCCGGGTTCCCCAAGACGCTCGTCTCCGCCCGGGAGGGGGGGCCGAGGCCGGTGGTCGTCGCCACGGCCGACGCCTACGAGGAGGCCGACCTGATCTGTCAGCAGGTCCTGGACTGGCGAGAGGAGGGGATCGGCCTGTCCCGGGTGGCGGTTCTGTACCGGAATCATCACGATTCGATCCTGCTCCAGGGGGAGCTGGCCCAGCGGGGGATCCCCTACACGGTCCGCAGCGGCATGCGCTTCTTCGAGCAGGCCCACATCAAGGACGTGATGGCGTACCTCCGCGTGCAGGCCAATCCGAAGGACGAGCCGGCCTGGGCCAGGTTGCTGCCGCTGCTGCCCGGGATCGGGCCGGCGAAGTCGTCGGCGATCCGGGCGAACATCATGGCCTCGGAGAACCCGATCGTGGCCCTGGAGTCGCCCGAGGCGATGAAGCTGGTTCCGGTCAAGAGCAAGGGGGAGTTCGCCGCGTTCGTGGCCGACCTGCGGTCGATCCGCAAGGCCGAGCCGGAGTCGAACCCCTCGGCGGCCATCCTCGCCGTGCTCAAGGGGGGATACCCGGGCGTGGCGAAGGCGAGGTACGAGCACCCGGACCAGCGCCTGGCCGACGTGGAGCAGCTCTCGGTGCTGGCGGCGCGTTACGACAGCCTCGACAAGTTCGTGGCCGACATGCTGCTGGCGGGGGACGTCTACGGCATGGATTCCCTCGGGGAGGGCGCCGAGCCCGACGGCGAGCAGCTCGTGCTGAGCACGATCCACCAGGCGAAGGGCCTGGAGTGGTTTCGGGTGATCGTCCCCCGCCTGGTCGAGCACGGCTTCCCCGGCGACCGGGCGCTGGCCGAGTCCGGGGGAGAGGACGAGGAACGCAGGGTCTTCTACGTCGCCGTCACCCGGGCGATGGACGAATTGTGGTTGACCTACCCGCTGATGGTCACCCGGCCCGGCCAGGGGAGCATCCTGACCTCGCCGAGCCGGTTCGTCACCGAGGTCGACCCGGCGTTGTACGAGGTCGCGGACATCGAGAGCGAGAACGACCTGGCCTGGACCGAAGGGCCACGGGCCTGA
- a CDS encoding copper-binding protein — translation MPPAMPTLPSPRTLLASSLVALVIVPACEGPAPDPGPGKEAPGPAGASPRPDSAQAPPAGPSTYTLEGVVRLTDRDDGVVSIDHEEIPGLMPAMLMDFRLEDPSLLDDVVVDDEVVGTLEVDRDGSGRVIRMEMVDLVVSRPAPPRPATAPSALPPLLPELMPGQPVPDFEMTTQDGESMRLSDLRGKVVVLTFIFTRCPQPEFCPLMDRKFGTLAARVSRSPDRAGRVRLLSVSFDPEHDTPGVLAEHARRVGAGPPLWTFAVASHEELAKVAQPLGLSYAPMTDQIRHTLSTAVIAPDGTLSRLEKGNGWGAGDLDGEIRSLLGDPGDSPAKLNK, via the coding sequence GTGCCCCCCGCCATGCCGACCCTGCCCTCGCCCCGCACCCTCCTGGCCTCCTCGCTCGTCGCCCTGGTGATCGTCCCTGCGTGCGAGGGCCCGGCGCCCGATCCCGGGCCGGGAAAGGAGGCCCCCGGCCCGGCCGGGGCGTCTCCCCGCCCGGACTCGGCCCAGGCGCCGCCGGCCGGCCCCTCGACCTACACGCTCGAGGGGGTCGTACGACTGACCGACCGTGACGATGGCGTCGTCTCCATCGACCACGAGGAGATCCCCGGCCTCATGCCGGCGATGCTGATGGACTTCCGCCTCGAGGACCCCTCGCTGCTCGACGACGTCGTCGTCGACGACGAGGTCGTCGGCACCCTGGAGGTCGACCGGGACGGATCGGGCCGGGTCATCCGGATGGAGATGGTGGACCTCGTCGTCTCCCGCCCCGCCCCCCCCCGCCCGGCGACGGCCCCCTCGGCCCTCCCGCCCCTCCTGCCCGAGCTGATGCCGGGGCAACCGGTCCCGGACTTCGAAATGACGACGCAGGACGGGGAATCCATGCGGCTGTCCGACCTGCGCGGGAAGGTCGTGGTGTTGACGTTCATCTTCACGAGATGCCCTCAGCCCGAGTTCTGCCCGTTGATGGACCGAAAGTTCGGGACCCTGGCCGCTCGGGTCTCCCGGTCCCCCGATCGGGCCGGGCGGGTCCGGCTGCTCTCGGTCAGTTTCGATCCGGAGCACGACACGCCGGGGGTCCTGGCCGAACACGCCCGGCGGGTTGGGGCCGGGCCTCCGCTCTGGACCTTCGCGGTCGCCTCCCACGAGGAGTTGGCGAAGGTCGCCCAACCGCTCGGCCTCTCCTACGCCCCGATGACCGACCAGATCCGGCACACGCTGAGCACGGCGGTCATCGCCCCCGACGGCACGCTGTCGCGGCTGGAGAAGGGGAATGGCTGGGGGGCGGGCGATCTCGATGGCGAGATCCGATCCCTCCTCGGCGACCCGGGCGACTCGCCGGCCAAATTGAACAAATGA
- a CDS encoding ArsR/SmtB family transcription factor — translation MAATKTATRTTTTRSATASKKSQKEADQRAQQARRASVLLKHVSDPTRLQVILILADGERHVGALCEQLSQSQPAVSHHLALLRHGGIIAPRRQGKNNFYSLTETGESLASVVKGLI, via the coding sequence ATGGCCGCGACCAAGACGGCGACCCGGACAACGACGACCCGGTCCGCGACGGCCTCGAAGAAGAGCCAGAAGGAAGCCGATCAGCGGGCGCAGCAGGCCCGCCGCGCCTCGGTGCTGTTGAAGCACGTCAGCGACCCGACCCGGCTCCAGGTCATCCTGATCCTCGCCGATGGCGAACGCCACGTCGGCGCCCTCTGCGAGCAACTCAGCCAGAGCCAGCCGGCCGTCAGCCACCACCTCGCGCTGCTCCGACACGGCGGGATCATCGCCCCGCGACGCCAGGGCAAGAACAACTTCTACAGCCTCACCGAGACCGGCGAGTCGTTGGCTAGCGTCGTCAAGGGCCTGATCTGA
- a CDS encoding M48 family metallopeptidase: protein MGGADVDREAGPTIGGLGLHLRGLGLGAVELAFPIGNTLGAWAMLAVGGFVPVLGGWLDDRVGCWADVVSRLGGVCPSTIVGDPDADHGPVLGRADAPELFDEVRALARHAGARPPGQLRLSYLPCCGATAWGRNGRALLIGLPLLSVLNRIELRAVLAHELAHLARGDATHSARSARFVEALGRAIETAPRGSISPLRGWAHLCLGLGSRLLSPIARGQEARADRFAAGVAGGDATASALVKVALVQPMFREVLGHYDPRSSPGLPNLYAYFRSFWQRLPEPLLVAMRHRLLSDSPGRSDAAHPALIDRLTIVQSYPNRSCSPVDLSPAESVLGDPLSLEQMLHNRLFGLAPMPGPSIFHRAGS, encoded by the coding sequence GTGGGCGGAGCCGACGTCGATCGGGAGGCGGGGCCGACGATCGGCGGGCTCGGCCTCCACCTGCGGGGGCTCGGCCTGGGGGCGGTCGAACTGGCCTTCCCGATCGGCAATACCCTGGGTGCCTGGGCGATGCTGGCGGTCGGCGGATTCGTCCCCGTGCTCGGCGGCTGGCTGGACGACCGCGTGGGCTGCTGGGCGGACGTGGTGAGCCGCCTCGGCGGGGTCTGCCCCTCGACCATCGTCGGGGATCCCGACGCCGACCACGGCCCGGTCCTGGGTCGGGCCGACGCGCCAGAGCTGTTCGACGAGGTCCGCGCCCTGGCACGACACGCCGGCGCCCGCCCCCCGGGCCAGCTCCGGCTGAGCTACCTCCCCTGCTGCGGGGCGACGGCCTGGGGGCGAAATGGCCGGGCATTGCTGATCGGCCTGCCGCTGCTGTCGGTGCTCAACCGGATCGAGCTGCGGGCGGTGCTGGCCCACGAGCTCGCCCACCTGGCCCGCGGGGACGCGACCCACTCGGCCCGGTCGGCCCGATTCGTCGAGGCGCTCGGCCGGGCGATCGAAACGGCACCGAGGGGGTCGATCAGTCCGCTGCGGGGCTGGGCCCACCTCTGTCTCGGGCTGGGTTCGCGCCTGCTCTCGCCGATCGCCCGGGGGCAGGAGGCCCGCGCCGACCGCTTCGCCGCGGGAGTCGCCGGGGGGGACGCGACCGCCTCGGCCCTGGTGAAGGTCGCCCTGGTGCAGCCGATGTTCCGCGAGGTGCTCGGCCACTACGACCCGAGGTCCTCGCCCGGCCTGCCGAACCTCTACGCCTACTTCCGCTCCTTCTGGCAACGGCTCCCCGAACCCCTGCTCGTCGCCATGCGCCACCGGCTCCTGAGCGATTCGCCGGGCCGTTCCGACGCCGCCCACCCGGCCCTGATCGATCGGCTGACCATCGTCCAGTCTTACCCCAACCGCTCCTGTTCGCCCGTCGACCTCTCCCCGGCGGAATCGGTGCTGGGCGACCCGCTGAGCCTAGAGCAGATGCTCCACAATCGACTCTTCGGGCTGGCCCCCATGCCGGGGCCGAGCATCTTCCATCGCGCGGGCAGTTGA
- a CDS encoding PAS domain-containing sensor histidine kinase, which yields MTRVDLDGRHLYVNPTVELASGIHRGRFLGRANRELGLPDSLCRLWEQVLREAIASRGEVGFAFRFDGPNGARSFLGRYVPELDPEGRVASVLGIGVDITERRALQEQLLATAAQEQRRIAQDLHDDVGQGLTGAALMADAMVQALAAQGRPEAGRAARLLDLLGGLQQRVRVLCRGLMMVEIDSGRLMSALTDLADKVDAMDGIRCTFECPDPMAVADPRTATYLFRIAQEAVSNAMKHGGAQAVCIGLRRQDRGIRLEIRDDGRGFPPSSRLREGMGLKIMRYRAESIGGMLEIRPARGGGSKVACQIESGNGGGSTHHAGHDD from the coding sequence ATCACCAGGGTCGACCTCGACGGCCGCCACCTCTACGTGAACCCGACGGTCGAGCTCGCCAGCGGCATCCACCGGGGCCGATTCCTCGGGCGGGCGAATCGCGAGCTCGGGTTGCCCGACTCCCTCTGTCGGCTCTGGGAGCAAGTGCTCCGGGAGGCGATCGCCTCCCGGGGCGAGGTCGGTTTCGCGTTCCGCTTCGACGGCCCGAACGGGGCCCGCTCCTTCCTGGGTCGCTACGTCCCGGAGCTCGACCCCGAGGGCCGGGTCGCCTCCGTGCTGGGCATCGGCGTCGACATCACCGAGCGGCGGGCCCTCCAGGAGCAGCTGCTGGCGACCGCCGCGCAGGAGCAGCGCCGGATCGCCCAGGACCTGCACGACGACGTCGGCCAGGGGCTGACCGGGGCCGCCCTGATGGCCGATGCCATGGTCCAGGCGCTGGCGGCTCAGGGCCGCCCCGAGGCCGGCCGCGCCGCCCGGCTCCTGGACCTCCTGGGCGGCCTCCAGCAGCGTGTCCGGGTCCTCTGCCGCGGCCTGATGATGGTCGAGATCGACTCGGGGAGGCTGATGTCGGCCCTGACGGACCTGGCGGATAAGGTCGACGCGATGGACGGGATCCGATGCACCTTCGAGTGCCCCGATCCGATGGCCGTGGCCGATCCCCGGACGGCGACCTATCTCTTCCGAATCGCCCAGGAGGCCGTCTCCAACGCCATGAAGCACGGCGGGGCGCAGGCCGTCTGCATCGGGCTCCGGCGGCAGGATCGGGGAATCCGCCTGGAGATCCGGGACGACGGCCGGGGGTTTCCCCCCTCCTCAAGGCTCCGGGAGGGCATGGGCCTGAAGATCATGCGCTACCGGGCCGAGTCGATCGGAGGCATGCTGGAGATCCGCCCGGCGCGGGGGGGCGGTTCGAAGGTGGCCTGCCAGATCGAATCGGGAAACGGGGGCGGATCGACCCATCACGCCGGACACGATGACTGA
- a CDS encoding BlaI/MecI/CopY family transcriptional regulator, with product MAKRPPTIPDSELDVLKVLWDRGKGTVREVLDTLKGAGRQWSYATVATLLDRLEQKGMVTSDRSDLAFVYTPAIAEQEVRRKRLDSLVDKLYEGEPGLLVLHLLQQHRLAPDHAREVRALLEQLDAEADPPARS from the coding sequence ATGGCCAAGCGACCCCCAACCATCCCCGACTCGGAGCTGGACGTCCTGAAGGTCTTGTGGGACCGCGGCAAGGGCACCGTCCGCGAGGTGCTCGACACCCTCAAGGGCGCCGGCCGCCAGTGGTCTTATGCCACGGTCGCCACCCTACTCGACCGGCTGGAACAGAAGGGGATGGTCACCAGCGACCGCAGCGACCTGGCGTTCGTCTATACCCCGGCGATCGCCGAGCAGGAGGTCCGCCGCAAGCGGCTGGACAGTCTCGTCGACAAGCTCTACGAGGGGGAGCCCGGCCTGCTGGTGCTCCATCTGCTCCAGCAGCATCGCCTGGCCCCCGACCACGCCCGGGAGGTCCGAGCCCTGCTCGAACAACTCGACGCCGAGGCTGACCCGCCCGCTCGGAGCTAG
- a CDS encoding creatininase family protein has protein sequence MARWNLAELTYDDVRSQPPPEVAVLPLGATEPHNLHLPYGTDTFQVDAIGRLACDRAAGRGARVVLLPALPYGTETNQMAYPLAMNLDPSTVALVVGDLVASLETHGIRKCVLLNGHGGNDLKWYLREAYGKTTVHLFLCNWYHVGADRYGELFEDAGDHAGELETSMGLAHFPELVRLDRADDGATAATRFEAVNRGWVGITRPWHLLTTNSGAGDPRPASAEKGRAVTELVVDRLASFLVELSECPIDDRFPY, from the coding sequence ATGGCACGCTGGAACCTGGCCGAGCTGACTTACGACGACGTCCGATCGCAGCCCCCCCCGGAGGTGGCCGTGCTGCCGCTCGGTGCCACGGAGCCGCACAACCTACACCTCCCCTACGGCACCGACACCTTCCAGGTCGACGCCATCGGCCGGCTCGCCTGCGATCGGGCCGCCGGCCGGGGGGCGCGGGTCGTGCTGCTGCCGGCCCTGCCCTACGGCACCGAGACCAACCAGATGGCCTACCCCCTGGCCATGAACCTCGACCCCTCGACCGTCGCCCTGGTGGTCGGCGACCTGGTCGCCTCCCTGGAGACGCACGGCATCCGCAAGTGCGTGCTGCTCAACGGCCATGGGGGGAACGACCTGAAATGGTACTTGCGCGAAGCGTACGGCAAGACGACGGTCCACCTCTTCCTTTGCAACTGGTATCACGTGGGGGCCGACCGTTACGGCGAGCTCTTCGAGGACGCCGGCGATCACGCCGGCGAATTGGAGACCAGCATGGGCCTGGCCCACTTCCCCGAGCTCGTCCGGCTCGACCGCGCCGACGACGGCGCGACGGCGGCGACTCGGTTCGAGGCGGTCAATCGGGGCTGGGTCGGCATCACCCGCCCCTGGCACCTGCTGACGACCAACTCCGGGGCCGGCGACCCGCGCCCCGCCTCGGCCGAGAAGGGTCGGGCGGTCACCGAGCTGGTGGTCGATCGCCTCGCCTCCTTCCTCGTCGAGTTGTCGGAGTGCCCGATCGACGACCGCTTCCCGTACTGA